CATGATCAACGGCCACACCCACACCTTCTCGCAAGGCAAACCGCTCGACCCGAAGGGCAGCACGCCCGAAGGTCAGCGCAAGACCGCGAAAATCATGCATTCGGCGCCTGGCAAGCTCTTCATGTACGAAACCAGCAAGTCCAATATCATGACGCTCCTGAACTCGGGCGTAACCACCATCCGCACCGTGGGCGACGTCGGCTACGAAGTCGTCGCCATCCGTGATCGCATCAACTCCGGCAAGATGGTCGGCCCACGCATCATGGCTTCCGGCCCGATGCTCGCGATCCCCGACGGCCACGGCGCACCGTTGGTCGCGATGGAAAGCGATACTCCTGAAGAGGCTCGCAGCGAGGCCGAATACAGTATCGACCACGGTGTCAACGCCTTGAAGATCGCAGCCACCGGTGGTGTCACCGATTCACAGGTGCTCGGCGAGGCCGGCGCGCCGCAGATGACCGAAGAGCAGATGCGCGCAATCTGCGAGGCCGCACATGCCAACGACATCATCGTCGCCGCCCACGCGCAGAGTGAGGAGGGCGTCCGCCGCGCTCTGAAAGCCGGCGTCGACACCATCGAACACGGCTGTGCGCTCGACGACGAGCTGACCGAACTCTTCCTGAACAATCCGAACACGCTGCGCGGATGGAGCGCGCTTGAACCCACGCTTTCCGCAGGTTTGCCGATGAAGTATCTGTCGCAGGAAACCCTCAACATGACCGACATCCAGATGGAGAATTCCGTACCGGTGGTCGAAGGCATGGTCAAGGGAGCTCAACAGGCTCACGAGGCCGGTATCAAGGTCGGCGTCGGCACCGATACCGCGATGCCGTTCGTGCCACAGTATGGCACGTGGCGCGAGATGGCGTTGCTCGTCCGCTTCGCCGGCTTCACGCCAGCCGAAGCCTTCCACGCCGGCACGCAGGTCACCGCCGAAATTCTCGGTTTGGGCGATGTCACCGGTTCGTTGGAGGTCGGCAAGTCCGCCGATCTGCTGGTGTTGAACGAGAACCCGGTCGACAACCTGCGCACGCTGGAGAAGCCGCTGCTCGTGGTCGCCGCCGGCCACCCGATCTTCCACCCTGAGGTCGATCGCTTCGACGACATGGAGGCTCAGCTCGACGAAGCTTACAAGTAAAGCCTGAACGAAACTCGATTCGTTAAGAATCAGGTATAAGAAATCCGCCATTGAATGAGATCAGTGGCGGATTTCTTGTAGTCAGGTTTTCGAGTGGCTTATTCGGGTTACGATGTCTGATCTTTCAATATCGTCATGGTCATATCGTGACAATACCGGAAACCTGCTTCAAGGCACAAGTCCGACTCGCAAAACCTAAAACACAAAATCAGCGATGCGCGTTGTCCTGCAAGGGCTCGCCATGGGCGTAGCGGCGCACATTGGCCACGGCGATGTCGACGATATGGGCGTCGTTGCTGGCCAGATGGCTGCCACCGGCGACGTGCGGGGTCATGATACAACGCGGGGCATCCCAAAGCGGATGGGAGGCCGGCAACGGCTCGGTCTCGAATACATCGACACCGGCGCCGCGAATCGCCTTGCGGTTCAAGGCCTCGGCCAAAGCGTCGTCGTCGACCGCATCCCCACGGCCACCGTTGATGACGATGGCATCTTTCTTGAGCATCGCAAGCCTGCGTGCGTCGATCAGATGATGGGTGTCGGCAGCCCTCGGCAACGACAAGGCGACCACATCGGCCTGCGGCAACAGCGTGTCCAGTTCATCGAAACCATGCATCTCGTCGATGCCGTCAACGGGCTTGTCGGCACTGCGGCGCACGCCGACGGTGTGCATTCCCGCACCCTTGGCAAGACGGGCGAAATGCGAGCCGATATCACCGGTGCCGATAACCAGTGCGGTCGCGCCGTTAGGCGTAAGCACGGTACCTTCGTCCTTCCATTCATGGGCTTCCTGGTCGCGGATATAAAGCGTGAAGTTCTTCATCAGCGCCCACATCATCGCAATCATGTGTTCGGAGACCGACTGGCCATACGCGCCGGTTGCGCTGGTCACAGTGACGCCTTCGGGCAGCACGCCTGGCTTGATATAGGCGTCGACACCGGCACTCCAGGTTTGCAGCCATTCGAGGCTGGTGAATTGGTCGGCAATCGCCGGGTTGAAGTTACCCAGCACAGCCGTTGCCTTTGCGCGCAGCTCTTCTGGAATTTGCGCCTTGACTTTCATGTCACCGTAGTTTTTGGGGTCTCCGCAGAATTCGATAGGCACGTCGCCCGCTGCCTCGATAAACCGTTGCCTGTCCTTTTCATCCACAGGTATACAGTTGACGATGAGCTTTTCGCCCTTGTTGGTTTCTGCCATAGGCTCTCCTTTGTCGACAGCAATATAATTTATTCTTTAACAATATTAATCGCTTTTTATTATTTGTCTTTTCCGCCGTCGGAACCGTCATTTTGGCCGTCACGGTTTTTGCCAGCATCCCCATGCAAAATCTGACGGATTTTTTCCAGTCTAGGTCCGACCTCGCGCTCGTAACCGCGATTGTTGGGGTGATAGTATTCGTGGCCCACCAGCTCGTCGGGCATGTACTGCTGAGTCGCAACGGCCCCAGGAACATCGTGAGCATAGATATAGCCATCCTTGTTGCCCCAATCCTTCATGAGCTTGGTCGGAGCATTTCGTAGCCACAGCGGAACCTGGCCGATCATGCCCGCATCGACGTCGGCGAGCGCCTGGTTGATGGCGTTGTAGCTGGCGTTGGACTTGGGCGCGGTGGCCACGGCTATCACCGCTTCCGAAAGAATGATCCGCGCTTCGGGCATGCCGACCATCGCGACAGCTTGTGCCGCGGCGACAGTAAGTTCAAGAATCTGCGGGGCGGCCATGCCGACTTCTTCGGCCGAGGCAATCATGATGCGCCGGGCGATAAAGCGCGGGTCCTCCCCCGCGCGCAGCATCCGAGCCAGATAATGCAGCGCGGCATCCGGGTCCGACCCCCGCATCGATTTGATGAACGCGGAGGCGACGTCGTAATGGTCGTCGCCATCCTTGTCGTAGCGCACGGTGGCCGAATCCATCACCTTGGAAACAATGTCGGGAGTGATAACCGGCTTGCGAGCGCCCTTCTTGCGTTCCCTGTCCCCCATGACCGCGCCTGCAGCTGCTTCGAGTATCGTGAGCGTCTTGCGTCCGTCTCCCCCGGCCATGCGGATGATCTCGTTGATCGCCTCATCGCTGGCTTTGACCTCGCCTTTGAGCCCATGCTCGCTTTCCAGCGCACGGGTAATCAGGGTTTTCAGATCATCAGGTTCGAGCGATTCCAGCTTGACGACCACCGACCGGCTCAGCAACGGCTTGTTGATGGAAAAACTCGGATTTTCCGTGGTCGCCCCGATGAAGGTGACATCGCGGTTTTCGACGCTCGGGAGCAGCGCGTCCTGCTGGGATTTGGAGAAGCGGTGCACCTCGTCGATGAACAGCACCGTCTCGCGCCCCTGCGTCACCAAACGTTCGTGGGCGCGTTCCAATACCGCACGCACATCCTTGACCCCGGAGGTGACGGCGGAAAGTTCCTCGAAATCACGACCTGATTGCTGCGCGACGATATAAGCCAGCGTGGTCTTGCCGACTCCCGGAGGGCCGAAGAGGATAATCGAACTCGGAGCGGTCAGCGAACCTTTGGAAGCAGGGCTTGCAAGCCGGCGTAAAGGCGAGCCCTCGCCGAGAACCTGCTGCTGGCCCACCACGTCGTCAAGCGTCGTCGGCCGCATCCGCACGGCAAGCGGACGGGTCACGTCTTCAGGCGCATCGGCGGCGCTGAACAAGTCTTCGGTCATGCTGTTACCTTACCTCATCATTCGAACATTTGTTCGTAAACTGTACTTCGCAAAGAAGTACCTTTCCATCATAATGTTCCGCAACCCATCAAACCCGCGCGCAGGCCAAGGACGTATCAGGCCAGAGTCAAACCACAGCCGAGCCCCAATTTGACAGTGCTCGTTTCCGCACCTCAGTGCCGTGAAACCATAGATGTTTCCAAACTACAGATAGATAATGGATAAATGGCGCAAACCCGCGGCAGGATGTCCGTCAAACGAACCTGGGCCACCAGTACGCTTTCTTAAACTGCTAAGCTTGAACGATACGCTTATTTGTGAATCATCAGAGGAGAAATCATGAGTCTGCCACATCATCCGACGATTGAACCGTTCGCCATCGAGCACGCCACGCTTGCCACTGGCGACGAGGACGGGCGTTCCATACCCGATTCCACCGTCGTGGTCGATGAGGTGGGCAGGATCGAAGCCATCGGGCCGAGTGCGTCGGTCACCGTGCCCAACGGGTATCACCGGCTCGAGGCCACCGGCAAGGTCGTTTCGCCGGGCATGATCAACGGCCATATCCACACCAATTCCAAAGGGTTGCCCGGCAACCCGAAGAACCAGACCCCGACCGGCCAGCGCCGTCTGGTCCGTCTCCTGCGCTCGCTGCCCGGCCAGGTCTTCATGTATTTCAACAGCAAGTCCAATATCGAGACGATGCTCAACTCCGGAGTCACCACGGTGCGTTCGGTGGGCGACATCGGCTACGAGCTCACCTGGCTGCGCGACGAAATCAGGGACGGCATCGTCGTCGGCCCACGCATCATCCCGGCAGGCCCGATGATGTCCATCCCCGACGGGCACGGCGCCCCGCTTTC
This genomic stretch from Bifidobacterium sp. ESL0690 harbors:
- a CDS encoding D-2-hydroxyacid dehydrogenase; translation: MAETNKGEKLIVNCIPVDEKDRQRFIEAAGDVPIEFCGDPKNYGDMKVKAQIPEELRAKATAVLGNFNPAIADQFTSLEWLQTWSAGVDAYIKPGVLPEGVTVTSATGAYGQSVSEHMIAMMWALMKNFTLYIRDQEAHEWKDEGTVLTPNGATALVIGTGDIGSHFARLAKGAGMHTVGVRRSADKPVDGIDEMHGFDELDTLLPQADVVALSLPRAADTHHLIDARRLAMLKKDAIVINGGRGDAVDDDALAEALNRKAIRGAGVDVFETEPLPASHPLWDAPRCIMTPHVAGGSHLASNDAHIVDIAVANVRRYAHGEPLQDNAHR
- a CDS encoding amidohydrolase family protein, which gives rise to MHAPRNTAIEPFAIEHASVATGDEDGRTLTDTTIVVDGLGKIREIGPSSEVVVPPGYHKLDGTGKFVSPGMINGHTHTFSQGKPLDPKGSTPEGQRKTAKIMHSAPGKLFMYETSKSNIMTLLNSGVTTIRTVGDVGYEVVAIRDRINSGKMVGPRIMASGPMLAIPDGHGAPLVAMESDTPEEARSEAEYSIDHGVNALKIAATGGVTDSQVLGEAGAPQMTEEQMRAICEAAHANDIIVAAHAQSEEGVRRALKAGVDTIEHGCALDDELTELFLNNPNTLRGWSALEPTLSAGLPMKYLSQETLNMTDIQMENSVPVVEGMVKGAQQAHEAGIKVGVGTDTAMPFVPQYGTWREMALLVRFAGFTPAEAFHAGTQVTAEILGLGDVTGSLEVGKSADLLVLNENPVDNLRTLEKPLLVVAAGHPIFHPEVDRFDDMEAQLDEAYK
- a CDS encoding replication-associated recombination protein A, producing MTEDLFSAADAPEDVTRPLAVRMRPTTLDDVVGQQQVLGEGSPLRRLASPASKGSLTAPSSIILFGPPGVGKTTLAYIVAQQSGRDFEELSAVTSGVKDVRAVLERAHERLVTQGRETVLFIDEVHRFSKSQQDALLPSVENRDVTFIGATTENPSFSINKPLLSRSVVVKLESLEPDDLKTLITRALESEHGLKGEVKASDEAINEIIRMAGGDGRKTLTILEAAAGAVMGDRERKKGARKPVITPDIVSKVMDSATVRYDKDGDDHYDVASAFIKSMRGSDPDAALHYLARMLRAGEDPRFIARRIMIASAEEVGMAAPQILELTVAAAQAVAMVGMPEARIILSEAVIAVATAPKSNASYNAINQALADVDAGMIGQVPLWLRNAPTKLMKDWGNKDGYIYAHDVPGAVATQQYMPDELVGHEYYHPNNRGYEREVGPRLEKIRQILHGDAGKNRDGQNDGSDGGKDK